The Alkalihalobacillus sp. TS-13 genomic interval ATCCCTTTAAAAACCCCATAGCTTCCTACCTTCTGTATCAATTAATTAATGTAATTCGCCCGATTGCGGAAGTCGTTTTACTGTATGTTGGCAGCACTTTTTTCATGAAAAGCCCCCGATTGCTGAATAAGAACTCCTATTTAAGTAATAAAGTAATTGGTGAAAAAGTTACGAGTATCTTCGTGTGACAAAACTTCCAACACCTTAGCCTTTTCTATAAACCTAATTACGTTTATCTCTTCATCAATTGGGTTAAGCATTTTAATATCTCCTGTATATTCAAGGTAAAACATAGTTGTTTCTTGCTCTCTAAATCCAATTTTCTCTTGAATATGATCCAATCTTGGTCTTTTTGAACTTTTAATTTATTGCAAAGCAACCTATGAACTTCTTTAAACTCATGAACTATACTTCTCATTATACTTATAATTTCTTCGGTATTTCTCCCACATTCCCAACTTTCGAGAAGGGTGCATTGCCAATCAGGGCTTACCTTACACCTTCATATTTTGCCCAATCACCAAATGCATTGGGTTGATTCCCAGCTTCCATATACCACGCAGTACACATGGATAACCGAAACCCCATCAATACAATTCAAAGCATAATAATACTCTTTTCTCATTGCTCTCCTATATGCTTCATAGAGATAGGCTAAAAATTTTGTTCTCTATAACTCAAGTTCTTTAAAAGTTGGTTCATAATTCAACTAACGTCACGTTAGTTGAAGTGAATATATTCACAATAATTCATTTCTAATTATGTATTATTTATTAATAACAATCGATAATTTATAGCTCACATAATTGCTCAAGCTTGTCAAAAATTCATCTAATATTTCATTGGATGGAAATTTGCATTCAAGAAGATAACAACTTTCTCCACTGATTTTGTAGTTGTTTATGACGTATTGTTCTTGTTCTTTTATGAACGACCAATAAGGTTGATGATTCGTGCTTTTCGTATAAATATGTATAATTGCGTGAACAAAATACCCCATTTTTGCTTGATTGACCTTAATGCTATACCCCTCAATAATTCCATTATCCTCTAACTTCGCAACCCTGGCTGAAGCAGCCTGTCCAGTCAAATGGACTTTTTCACCTAATTCCTTCATAGTGATACGGCTGTTCTTGGAAAGTTCATCTATGATACGAATATCCGTACTATCTAACATTTCTTCAAATCCTTTCAATTATCAAGTGAAACTGCAAAAAGACTTGATTTTATCTATGTAAGTAAAAAGTGGTCTTATTATAAACTATATGTACATTAAAGAAAAGGAGCTAATGAATATGAATATACAACAAATTCGGAATGCAACAATAGTTGTCCAATATGCAGGGAAGAAGTTTTTAATAGATCCATTTTTGGCTGAGAAGGGTACTTATCCGCCCTTTCCCAATTCATTAAGGCAAGATCAAAATAATCCTTTAGTCAGCTTACCAACCTACATTGACGATATTATTAATAATGTAGATGCTGTCATTGTAACTCATCTACACTTAGATCACTATGATAATGCAGCTAAAGAGGCACTGCCAAAAGATATTAAAATGTTTGTACAAAATGAAGAAGATGCCAAAGTAGTTAAAAACGATGGTTTTCAAAATGTAGAAGTTTTACAAGAAGATACAGTCTTTAAAGACGTCCAATTAATTAAAACAAAAGGCGAGCACGGTAGAGGAGAAATATTAAAACTTGCTGGTCTAGTGTGTGGTGTTGTCCTTAAACACCACAATGAGAAAACTTTATATGTAGCTGGAGATACTGTTTGGTATGGAGCTGTTCAAGAAGTAATCGATAGACACAAACCAGATATCATTGTTGTAAATGCTGGTGACAATCAATTTCTAGAAGGCGGTTCCCTCGTAATGGGGATAGATGATGTTTATGAAGTGTATAAGGCTGCCCCTAATGCAAAAATTATTGCAAGCCATATGGAAGCTGTAAATCATTGGACATTATCAAGGGAAGAATTAAAAAGATTTATTAATGAAAAAGGAATCTCCTCTAATGTTTTAGTGCCAGATGACGGGGAATTATACTCATTTTAAGAATCAGAACAGACAGAAAAAATTTCTGTCTGTTTTTTAGACCTTTAATCCGTAAAAATAAAGAGGGTTTAGTCAACTAACCTGCTTACACTTTAAATACATCTCTTCACAATCTCTTCTAAATTAAACATAGATATCCAATTTTCTTTATAGGTATCCCTATACAATTTGGCCCTTTTGTGGATTAAATATAGCAACCTCTTATTCCACGTGATCCTATAAATTTCCTTCCTTACTTCAGAATATAGCCCTTTTCATAAAGAAAGAGCACAACTCTTGCTACAGAATTGCGCCCTATAATGGAATAACCGAGTAGCTTCTATTAGCCGGTATAGTTCAACAAGGTTAATAGTTTTTTTCCATAAGAATGGTATCGACAATCTTATTAACGTGAATTTCTGTTGTATTTAATTGATGGATATTTAAATCCTCTTTTTTAATTAACATAGGGAGCTCTGTACAACCCAATATGATCCCTTGTATACCATCTCTACTTATCATTTGAGTGACGATATTCAAAAATTCTTTTTTTGTTTCATTGTTCACAATACCATTTTCTAATTCTTCAACAATCTTTTTATGTATGTATTCCTGTTCTGATTGATTCGGCACTATAATATCCTTTTGATTAGAAATAAAAGGTTTTTTGAAAAAAACACTTTCCATCGTGAACTTAGTCCTAAAAGACCAATCCTTTCTAACCCCAATTCATCTGCTTTTTTATATGTTTCTTCTACGATACTTATCATAGGTATTTGAACTTTTTGTAAAACTTGTTCAAAAACAATATGTGGTGTGTTTGCAGACATTACAACAAAATTACACCCTATCTTTTCTAAATTTTGAACTGCCTCAGCCAAGTAATTTATTAACTCTTCTGTCTGTCCATTCATAAGCAGATTAAACACCTTATACATATTAATGCTGTTGATAAAGAGTTCTGGTAAATCTTCTTTACTTCCTATCTTTTCTTGAAATTTAGAAATGATTGACTTGTAATAATCTACCGTTGATTCTGGTCCCATTCCTCCAACAATTCCAACCTTTTGCATACTATCTCTCCTCTCAGATATTGATACATTTTAACACAAATCAGTTAGAATTGTCAGAAAGCGATCCTCAACAATATGACCCTATAAATGAAGAAAGAGCATAATTCACTACTTCAAAATTGCACCCTTAAATGGAATAAGAAAAATGTGAAATATCTTCAGAGTAACCCGAGCTTCTTGAACTAATGCACAGTTAGTTTAGTAAAAACAACCTGAGTGACTCACCTTACTATTCATTCCTTATATTTGTTCTGCTTTCGCCACCCGTAGCGAGTCATGCCACGAGGTTTGTATACCGATAACGTTGTGACTACAAGCAACACCACTATTCCGCCAACAGCGGGAACAACAAGTGACATTCTTACCCCGCGTAAATTAGAACTAGATAATATCGTCTCTGCATCCGTTAAACGATACTGTAGATTTTTTGAACAGGAAACTTTCATGATAAGAAATTCCAATTCTTCTGAGAATTCTTTTATATTTAAATTGCGAATTTTCGAGGTTCACATTTTATATTTTGAAGTATAAAATTGCCCAAAATTATTGAAGCATAAGCTAGCCAATTCGGCAAACTTATGCTTCAGTTCACAAATAAAAAAACCACCATAAGTTATGTATGGTGGAGACGGTGGGAATCGAACCCACGTCCAGAAATATCGGCACTTAAGCTTCTACGAGCGTAGTCGATATATTGGCATTTCGCCAGCACTTCAGCCTATCGACAGGCATCCGTGTGGCTAGCCTGGTTGGTCTCTTCCTTCATCCTCAGGCGGTGGAATCCGGCGTAGCCCACTTAAGTTGAGTCCCTTACCCTAGCACATGGGCGATGCAGGGAGGAACCGCAAAGCTACTGTTACGCAGCTACTGCGAAGTTGTTGTTTTCTTTGCCAGTTATAGGCGTTGGCGTTTTTACGAGGCCGACCCCCTCGGCTCGCAACTTAAGCTCGACCTATCCCTGTCGAATCCGTAACGTCCCCATATAAATGAGAGTTACTGAAGTTGCTTTTTGTGTATAATAAAACGTTCGAAAAATTGACGAATTAGAAACAAGAAGTTCCAGGCACGACGGTTTTGAGAACCACAGCGTATTTTGAGATACGTGAGGATCGGAAAAACCGTGTAACACAGAAATTCGCCGTTTATCATTTGGTGATATTTCGAACTTCATCTATTAACTGGCGACAACTTTTATTATAACATATCGAACGTACGTTGTTAATGGAAATAGATTACATCTTCTGACGTTCACGGAAAGCTTTCTCGATTTCGCGTTTAGCGGTCTTGCGTTTCAAGTCTTCACGCTTATCGTACTTCTTCTTCCCTTTTCCGACTCCGAGCAAAAGCTTCGCAAAACCGTTTTTGATGTAAAGCTTCAACGGTACAAGCGCATACCCGGATTCTTTCGAAACACCGATCAGTTTACTGATTTCTTTTTTGTGTAAAAGCAGTTTGCGTGTTCGCAAGGGATCATGGTTATAGCGGTTTCCTTGTTCATAATGGCTGATATGCATGTTATGAAGGAAAACCTCACCGTTCTGAACACGTGCGAAAGAATCTTTCAAGTTGACTCTTCTTGCACGGATCGCTTTGATTTCTGTTCCTTGCAGGACGATTCCAGCTTCAAACGTATCTTCGATGGTATAATCGTGTCTTGCTTTTTTGTTTTGTGCGATCAAAATTCCTTCATGACGTGCCATAACTTCGTTTCCCCTTTCAAACTGCATGATACATTTTAACAACTTTGGTCAAGGAAAGTCAAGAATGACGGCCTTTATAAAAGCAGAACCTCATCCAGCTTATGAATGAGGTTCGACTTGATTATCGGCGCTTCTTCTTTTTTCCTTTTTTCTTTTTCGAGACATCCTTATAAAAAGGTTTGTTGCCTTTCTTTTTACGAGATCCGCCGCCGTTTTGCCCTTTGTCATTCCTCTTTTTCTCTTTTGTAGGGCTCTTCCCGCCGCTCGATATCACCCGAGCACGATCCCGGCGTTTCCTTTGGGCCGGTGCTTTCATGCCGACGATTTCGAAGTCGATCGCACGTTCTTCCACGTTGACAGCCAGCACGCGTATTTGAAGCTCATCACCGATACGGAACACTTTGCCTGTCCGTTCACCGATCATCGCATATTGCTGTTCGTTGAAATGATAATAGTCATCTGTCAGATAGCTGACATGCACGAGACCTTCAATCGTGTTCGGTAATTCGATGAACAAGCCGAAGTTCGTTACGCCGCTGATGACACCTTCGAATTCCTCACCGATTTTATCCTGCATGAATTCCGCTTTTTTCAGATCATCGGTTTCACGTTCCGCATCGACCGCACGACGTTCACGTTCGGAAGCATGCTGTGCGATTTCAGGAAGCTGCTCTTTCCAGTGACTGACTGTTTTTCCGTCTGTCTTCCCTTCAATCAAATAAGTCCGGATCAAACGATGGACGATCAAGTCAGGATAACGACGGATCGGCGATGTAAAGTGTGTATAGAATTCAGTGGACAATCCGTAGTGACCATGGTTTTCAGGTTCATATCGTGCTTGTTTCATCGAACGAAGCATAACTTTGCTGATTACGGCTTCTTCTGGTTCTCCCTGTACTTCCTCTAAAATCTTCTGAAGCGCACGCGGATGGATGGAATTAGCAGAACCACGGACGACGTAGCCAAAGTTTGTGATGAACTCAAGGAAGTTTGTCAGCTTTTCCTCGTCTGGATCTTCGTGGATCCGATACATAAAAGGCACGTTCATCCAATGGAAGTGTTCCGCAACTGTTTCGTTAGCTGCAAGCATGAATTCCTCAATCAGTTTTTCAGCGACCGTCCGGTCACGAAGGACAACATCGACAGGCTTCGATTCTTCATCTACAAGTACACGCGCTTCACTGAAGTCGAAGTCGATGGCACCGCGGTCAAAACGCTTTCTACGCAGGATATCTGCAAGTTCACCCATTAGATCGAAAAATGGCACAAGCTCTTTATAGCGTTCTAAAACTTCGTCGTCCTCACGCAATAGGATTTTACGAACATCTGTATACGTCATTCGTTCATTCGTGCGGATCACACTCTGGAAGATTTCATGATTGACGACTTCCCCGTTCGGTGTGATTTCCATTTCACACGATAAGGTGAGACGGTCGACCTTCGGATTCAAACTGCAAATTCCATTGGAAAGACGATGCGGAATCATCGGAATCACACGGTCAACCAGATAAATGGATGTTCCACGCTCAATTGCTTCCTGATCGATTGCCGAACCTTCTGTCACATAATGACTGACATCCGCAATATGGACCCCGAGCTTGTAGTTTCCGTTGTCGAGTTTGATCACATTGACGGCGTCATCGAGGTCTTTCGCATCTGCACCATCAATCGTAACGATGATTTCATCGCGTAGATCCCGGCGGTCAGTAAGATCGGCTACATCGATTTCGTCAGGGACGGAGTTTGCGTGTTCCAATGCTTCGTTGGGGAAATCCCTTGGAAGGCCGTGTTTATAAATGATTGACAGGATATCAACACCAGGGTCATTTTTATGCCCTAAAATCTCAATGATTTCACCTGTCGCACTTGATCGTCCCTCTGGATAGCTTGTTATTTTTACAAGGACCTTATGGCCATCTACAGCATTGTTGATTGCCTCTTTCGGAATGAAGATGTCATTCGGAATCCTCTTGTCATCCGCTTCGACAAATCCGAAACTTTTACTATCGATGAACGTCCCGACCACCTCGGTTACGCCGCGTTCAATGATCCGGATGACTGTCCCTTCAGGTTTTGAATCTCCTGGACGGGAAGAGATTCTCACGAGGACGGTATCCCCGCTCATCGCTCCGTTTAACTCGGATGGCGGAATAAAGACATCCTTTTCACCCTTTTGTTCAGGAAGCAGGAAGGCGAACCCTTTCGCGTGTCCCTGCAGCTTTCCTTTTATCAGGTTCATCCGCTCTGGCACACCATAACGGTTGCTTCTGGTACGGACGATATCCCCTTTTTCCTCCATCTCATTCAATGTAACTACAAGTTCTTTAAAATCCTCCGCATCTTCCAGATTGAGCTCTTGCTCAAGTTCTTGGACAGTCAGCGGTTTATAAGCTTCTTCTTTCATAAATGCTAAAATTCTTTCTCGATCCATTTGCTTCTTTCCCTCCTTCGATGTGAGCTGTGTGTTTTAACATTATAGGACCTTTTATAAGACTTATTTCGACCATTCCAGACTGTTGAGGAAATTGAGAACATCCTCATGAAGTTGTTCTTTTTCCTTGTCGAGTGTGATGACATGGCCGGATTCCTCGTACCATTTCAAGTCTTTTTGATCAGATTCAATGAAATCATAGATAATATTGGCACTGTCCGTATTGATCATCTCATCATGTCTCGCCTGTGCCACGAATGTTGGTGTGTAAACCATATCAATGTTATCCCGGACATCGGCAATCAATTCTTGGAGAGCTTTAAGGGTATTCATCGGTGTCTTTTTGAATTCTTCCATCTCTTTTTCAATCTGATCTTCCGACTTCCCCTCATATTTTTTGTATTCTTTTGCGTAATCAAGCACGCCTTGATACATGATTTCTTCGCTTTTTATATACATGGGTGCACACATTGGTACGATTCCCTTGACCGTAGATGTGTAGCCGAGTTTCAGTGAAAAAACTCCGCCAAGCGACAGCCCTGCAACTGCAATCTCTTCAAATCCTTTTTCCTTCAGTTCGTTGTAGGCTTCCTTGACGTCTTCCCACCAATCATCCGGACCAGTGTGGACGAGTTCCTCCGGTGGGACGCCGTGTCCTTTGTATTGAGGGGCCAGGCAGGAATAGCCTTCTTTTTGCAAATAACGTCCGAGCATACGCACATCTGCTGAATTTCCTGTAAAACCATGCAGCAGCAAGACTCCACGGTCTCCCCCTTCAAAGAAAAATGGTTTTGGTGAAACGATTTTCATGATGTTACCTCTCCTTTTGCTTCATCTCTTTCTGTGTTTGTAAGAAATCGATAGACGTGACGAATGACGTCTTCCTGCTCAATATCATGGCAGATGATATGTTTCGATTGCGGTAAGTATATGATTTCTTTATTTTTACTGCGAATGGTGTTGTAAATATATTTAGCACTCTTTTTCGGGACCACACCGTCACACTCCCCCTGGATGATCAGTGTAGGGGTATTGACTTTTTTTAAGTATGGACGCAAGGAACGGATCAGACTTCGAAATTGAAAGGTCATCGATAATGGAGTCCCTCTGAACTTCCGGACATATCGCTGAAACATTTCGTTTTCCTTGAGATTGCCTTTGAAAAGATCCTGCAGCATATGCTTGATGTCCTGAGCTAAGTGTGAGGGGCTAACGTAATGAGCCGCCGCACTTAACAGGACCAGCCGATCGATTTTATTTGAAGCGGCCAAGTATCCAGCGATAATCCCGCCCATTGAAAAACCAACTACATAGATTTTGTCACATGTCTTTTGCAGCTCACGGAGTTTTTCTTCTGCTGTCTGGATCCAGTCTTGATACGTGACACGTTCCATTCTTCCATTATCCGTATCATGTCCCGGAAAAGTCGGTGAAACGACAAGCCAATCGGTATTTTCTTTTAAAAAATGGACGAGCGGCTCAACCTCATAAGGACTTCCGGTAAAACCGTGCAGACAAAGACAACCAATCATGCTTGTGCTCCTTCATATCTTTCTTATAGTTTGCCCCTTGAAAGAATCATTAAAACGTATGTAACGGAATCCGATGGAATAAAATGTCCCAAAGATTTTTTATACGGACACTTGAGTTGTGTTTTGGGGCTAGACTTGTCTTATGAACCCTTCATACGGACACTTCAGCCGTGTTTTGGGGCCAGACTTGTCTTATGAACCCTCCATACGGACACTTCAGCCGTGTTTTGGGGCCAGACTTGTCTTATGAACCCTCCATACGGACACTTCAGCCACGTCTTGGGGCTAGACTTGTCTTATGAATTTATTGTTCACAGCCTTATTTTTCTCATACAAAAAATAAAACAGCAAGCTTTTACACTTGCTGTTCTAGCGACAAATTAATATACGTATGCTAACAAAATCGTAAGAACAAAGAATAATACCGCGAGTACGATCGTCAACTTTTGGAACACAGCATCGATACCGCGAGCTTTTTGCTTACCGAAAAGCTGCTCTGCTCCACCAGTGATCGCACCGGATAATCCAGCACTCTTACCAGACTGAAGTAATACGACAGTTATAATTGCAAGCGCATCAATAATCAATAAAACCATTAAGAATGTTTCCAATTCATCCACCTCCAACGACACAATCCAGTACTATAAATGTATCATAACGAAGATGGAAAATTCAACAAAAATTGCGAAGGAAGATTAGGTCGGTGCCAGGCACCGTTTCGGATCCCTTGAGGCACAAGGACTTTCATTTGGTGCCAGGCACCGTTTCGAATCCCTTGAGGCACAAGGACTTTCATTTGGTGCCAGGTACGCTTATGGCACGCTTATTTGGCTCGCTTATTTGGCTCGCTTATTTGATGTGGAAGCTTGCGCCGTCGATGATATCTATGTTGTTGTAGTGCTTGAGATCTTCCATGAGTTTAAAGAGGGCTTCGTCTTTTTTCTTCGCTTCGATCATGCAGTCGATTTGATCGACACTGCCTTTGATTTCGTTGAGGAAATCCATGAACATCTCGGCATCAACATAATCATTATGGGCTCTGAATTGTTTTTCGTTCTTTGGGCTGGAAATGTGCATTTTGATTGGCAGCCGTGAAATTGACCAGGTGTTTACAATTCTTTCCCACTCTTCCTCCCAATGTTTGTTTTCATGATGCGCCAGGTGATGATGATAATCGAATACGAGCGGAACACCTAACTTTTCGCATAGGTACAGAGTATCGTTCAAATGAAACGATTTATCGTCATTTTCTAATATGATCATCTCCTGAATGGAGTTCGGTACGAGCATCCAGTTTTGAATGAATCGTTCAAGGGCAAGCTCTCGATCACCATATACACCTCCGACATGAAGAACACATCGATGTCTCGGAAGAATCCCCATTCCCTCTAGAAGTCTCTTGTGCAGCTTCAAGGTTTTCACAGTCATTTTAAGGACATCTTTTTTCGGTGAATTGATCAATACAAAATGATCAGGGTGAAAATCCACTCGCATTTCTTTTTTCGCTACAAATTTCCCGACTTCTTCAAGATGTTCTTCAATAGCCCTCATGTAATCCCAATCCGGAAGCTCCTCGAATGTAGCTAGAGGCACTAACCTCGAGGTCATCCGGTAAAACTTGATATCATGGGCGGCATTGTGCCTGAGGATCCTTAAAGTATTCTGGAGATTGGATCGCGCAATCCGTTCTAGCTTCAACATCGCAGCACTACGGTTTTCAATTTGCGAGAAATTTTTAATGGTCATGGTCTGAGATGGGGATGCATTCTTTACTTTCAGGCTCATCGCGACATAACCTAGACGAACAAATGTCATCTGAATGTTCCTCCGTTCAATCGGTTACATGTAGTATGTCAAAAGGCTTGGTAAATGATGAGTAACATATTTTCACTTTGCGACAAGCATATTAAAATCATGGAGGTGTTTATGCGATGCGAAGAAAAGACCTAAATCGCGAGAAAGAGCTTCCAACTGCAACTAATATGAACCCAGGATTCACGGTTCAAAGTGATGCTTTCCAACCACTAGACCTTCTCATTGAACAAGCCGACAATGGGATGGAACTAGAGCGTAGTGACGTTCACGCAGACAACGAAGACATGTAGTTACGCTTCGATGCTGCTCGGTGCCAGGCACCATTTCAAACCCGTTGCGGCACAAGGGATCCATTTTGGTGCCTGGCACCTTCCGAGAACCCTTGGGAGAGTGAGACGAAATTGTCGTGCCTGACACGCTTTTCAAAATAAAAAGAACTCCGAATGCCGTTGATGATGCGGCGTTCGGGGTTCTTTCATTTAAAAACCAGAGTATTTGTTCTTTACTCTATACTTACTTTTTTATGTTGTAGAATGCGTCTTTTCCTGCGTAGATGGATGTGTAGTCGAGTTCGTCTTCGATGCGTAGAAGTTGATTGTACTTCGCTACACGGTCTGTACGGGATGGCGCACCTGTCTTGATTTGGCCAGCGTTCGTTGCAACAGCGAGGTCAGCAATCGTGCTGTCTTCTGTTTCACCAGAACGGTGGGAAATGACTGCAGTGTATCCTGCGCGCTTCGCCATTTCAATCGCGTCGAACGTTTCAGTCAATGTACCGATTTGGTTCACTTTGATCAAGATCGAGTTACCCACTTTACGTGTGATTCCTTCTGAAAGCTTCGCTGTATTCGTAACGAACAGGTCGTCACCCACGAGCTGTACTTTGTCGCCGATTGCAGCAGTTAGCTTCTCCCAGCCATCCCAGTCGTTTTCGTCAAGTCCGTCTTCAATTGAGATGATCGGGTATTTC includes:
- a CDS encoding Lrp/AsnC family transcriptional regulator, translating into MLDSTDIRIIDELSKNSRITMKELGEKVHLTGQAASARVAKLEDNGIIEGYSIKVNQAKMGYFVHAIIHIYTKSTNHQPYWSFIKEQEQYVINNYKISGESCYLLECKFPSNEILDEFLTSLSNYVSYKLSIVINK
- a CDS encoding MBL fold metallo-hydrolase; translation: MNIQQIRNATIVVQYAGKKFLIDPFLAEKGTYPPFPNSLRQDQNNPLVSLPTYIDDIINNVDAVIVTHLHLDHYDNAAKEALPKDIKMFVQNEEDAKVVKNDGFQNVEVLQEDTVFKDVQLIKTKGEHGRGEILKLAGLVCGVVLKHHNEKTLYVAGDTVWYGAVQEVIDRHKPDIIVVNAGDNQFLEGGSLVMGIDDVYEVYKAAPNAKIIASHMEAVNHWTLSREELKRFINEKGISSNVLVPDDGELYSF
- the smpB gene encoding SsrA-binding protein SmpB is translated as MARHEGILIAQNKKARHDYTIEDTFEAGIVLQGTEIKAIRARRVNLKDSFARVQNGEVFLHNMHISHYEQGNRYNHDPLRTRKLLLHKKEISKLIGVSKESGYALVPLKLYIKNGFAKLLLGVGKGKKKYDKREDLKRKTAKREIEKAFRERQKM
- the rnr gene encoding ribonuclease R yields the protein MDRERILAFMKEEAYKPLTVQELEQELNLEDAEDFKELVVTLNEMEEKGDIVRTRSNRYGVPERMNLIKGKLQGHAKGFAFLLPEQKGEKDVFIPPSELNGAMSGDTVLVRISSRPGDSKPEGTVIRIIERGVTEVVGTFIDSKSFGFVEADDKRIPNDIFIPKEAINNAVDGHKVLVKITSYPEGRSSATGEIIEILGHKNDPGVDILSIIYKHGLPRDFPNEALEHANSVPDEIDVADLTDRRDLRDEIIVTIDGADAKDLDDAVNVIKLDNGNYKLGVHIADVSHYVTEGSAIDQEAIERGTSIYLVDRVIPMIPHRLSNGICSLNPKVDRLTLSCEMEITPNGEVVNHEIFQSVIRTNERMTYTDVRKILLREDDEVLERYKELVPFFDLMGELADILRRKRFDRGAIDFDFSEARVLVDEESKPVDVVLRDRTVAEKLIEEFMLAANETVAEHFHWMNVPFMYRIHEDPDEEKLTNFLEFITNFGYVVRGSANSIHPRALQKILEEVQGEPEEAVISKVMLRSMKQARYEPENHGHYGLSTEFYTHFTSPIRRYPDLIVHRLIRTYLIEGKTDGKTVSHWKEQLPEIAQHASERERRAVDAERETDDLKKAEFMQDKIGEEFEGVISGVTNFGLFIELPNTIEGLVHVSYLTDDYYHFNEQQYAMIGERTGKVFRIGDELQIRVLAVNVEERAIDFEIVGMKAPAQRKRRDRARVISSGGKSPTKEKKRNDKGQNGGGSRKKKGNKPFYKDVSKKKKGKKKKRR
- a CDS encoding carboxylesterase is translated as MKIVSPKPFFFEGGDRGVLLLHGFTGNSADVRMLGRYLQKEGYSCLAPQYKGHGVPPEELVHTGPDDWWEDVKEAYNELKEKGFEEIAVAGLSLGGVFSLKLGYTSTVKGIVPMCAPMYIKSEEIMYQGVLDYAKEYKKYEGKSEDQIEKEMEEFKKTPMNTLKALQELIADVRDNIDMVYTPTFVAQARHDEMINTDSANIIYDFIESDQKDLKWYEESGHVITLDKEKEQLHEDVLNFLNSLEWSK
- a CDS encoding carboxylesterase, translated to MIGCLCLHGFTGSPYEVEPLVHFLKENTDWLVVSPTFPGHDTDNGRMERVTYQDWIQTAEEKLRELQKTCDKIYVVGFSMGGIIAGYLAASNKIDRLVLLSAAAHYVSPSHLAQDIKHMLQDLFKGNLKENEMFQRYVRKFRGTPLSMTFQFRSLIRSLRPYLKKVNTPTLIIQGECDGVVPKKSAKYIYNTIRSKNKEIIYLPQSKHIICHDIEQEDVIRHVYRFLTNTERDEAKGEVTS
- the secG gene encoding preprotein translocase subunit SecG — encoded protein: METFLMVLLIIDALAIITVVLLQSGKSAGLSGAITGGAEQLFGKQKARGIDAVFQKLTIVLAVLFFVLTILLAYVY
- the uvsE gene encoding UV DNA damage repair endonuclease UvsE; translation: MTFVRLGYVAMSLKVKNASPSQTMTIKNFSQIENRSAAMLKLERIARSNLQNTLRILRHNAAHDIKFYRMTSRLVPLATFEELPDWDYMRAIEEHLEEVGKFVAKKEMRVDFHPDHFVLINSPKKDVLKMTVKTLKLHKRLLEGMGILPRHRCVLHVGGVYGDRELALERFIQNWMLVPNSIQEMIILENDDKSFHLNDTLYLCEKLGVPLVFDYHHHLAHHENKHWEEEWERIVNTWSISRLPIKMHISSPKNEKQFRAHNDYVDAEMFMDFLNEIKGSVDQIDCMIEAKKKDEALFKLMEDLKHYNNIDIIDGASFHIK